The Cetobacterium somerae ATCC BAA-474 sequence AAGGATTGTCATATTTAGGACAATCCTTTTCTTTTGTTTAAAGTTATTTTTTAGCTAAAAGATCTCTGATTTCTGTTAATAGAATCTCCTCTTTACTAGGACCAGGAGCAGGAGGTGCCTCCTCTTTTTTACGAAGATGATTAATACCTTTAACCATCAAAAAAATACAAAATGCAATTATAGTAAAATCAACAACAGATTGGATAAAATTACCATATCGTATAGCCGCCTCAGGCACAGTTCCTTCAGCAGGTTTAATAACATACTTCAAATTGCTAAAATTAACTCCACCTAAAAATATGCCAATAATAGGCATTAAAATATCATTTACAATAGAACTAACAATCTTTCCAAAAGCACCACCAATAATAACACCAACAGCTAAATCTATAGCGTTTCCTTTTATGGCAAACTCTTTAAATTCTTTTAAAAACATTTAATAGCCTCCTTAATTACAGCAAGATTAAGAGATTTCAATAGCCTTAATTACATCACAATCAAGAGCATTACGATATAAACCTAATACTGTAGGAATTCCATCAGATTCATCAGATTTAGACACCATAAACTCTTTGATTCTAATTTTATGGCATTTTTTACATTTATATATATAGTATAGTTGACTCATCTCGTTTCCATAATCATCAGTAAAATTTTTCTTCGCTAGTCCTAAGAATTCAAAGTCGTGTACAAAGTGCAGCATAGATTTCCCTCCTTTTATTATAAAAGTATTATGCTAAATATATACTAAATAAAAGTTAATTTCTTTTTCTAACTAAAAAAAATTATAAGATTTTTCTGTTTTTCTTTTTCAATGTTACTGCAGCACCTGTTATGAATGTCATAAAATCTGCGAAAGGTAGAGAAAGCCAAACACCGTCAATTCCTATAAAATCAGGTAAAGTAAATATACCAATAATAATAAACACAAAACTTCTTCCAAAAGATAAAATATTAGCAAAAGTAGATTTTTCCATAGATTGAAGATAAGATATATTTATAAAGTTCGCTCCTAAAAAAATAACAGCTGAGGAATAGATTAAAAGACCTCTAGAAGCAAGTTTAATTAACTCTATATCACCATTAAAAAATTCTATAATAAAATTTCTTTCAAAATAAACGAAAAAAAGAATTGATAAAGCGACAATTAAAGAAATTTTATGTCCTAAAATTAAAGTTGCTTTAATTCGATCTCGGTGTTTAGCACCAAAATTATAACTAATGATGGGTTGAATTCCTTGAGCTAAACCATTAAAAATCATTCTAAAAACATAGAAAATATATGCAATTATACTAAAAGCAGCAACTCCAATCTCGCCAGTTAAAATCATTAAAGTAGAGTTGAATAAAATTGTAATAATAGCGACAGCAAACTCTAAAATGAATGATGAAAAGCCATTTGAGCAGATTCTTTTTATAATTTGTAAATTTAAAGTCTCTTTTATAAATTTTATATTACAGTCTTTCCTAAAGAAATATGAGAGTA is a genomic window containing:
- the mscL gene encoding large-conductance mechanosensitive channel protein MscL yields the protein MFLKEFKEFAIKGNAIDLAVGVIIGGAFGKIVSSIVNDILMPIIGIFLGGVNFSNLKYVIKPAEGTVPEAAIRYGNFIQSVVDFTIIAFCIFLMVKGINHLRKKEEAPPAPGPSKEEILLTEIRDLLAKK
- a CDS encoding MATE family efflux transporter, which produces MKFRSIDLEKDSISRLFFNFSFPAVMGMLISAFYVIVDGIFIGRGIGGDGLAAINLAYPIITLTIALSLMFGTGGATVISIKQGEGNLKEVNRYFSHMIILNVISYILICSLTLIFQDKIIFLLGSSEKLFYLTKAYLIPGVIFSIFFMLSISLNAVVRNNNSPNFAMASMGIGAIVNIVLDALFIIKFKWGMYGAAYATGIAQMASALFLLSYFFRKDCNIKFIKETLNLQIIKRICSNGFSSFILEFAVAIITILFNSTLMILTGEIGVAAFSIIAYIFYVFRMIFNGLAQGIQPIISYNFGAKHRDRIKATLILGHKISLIVALSILFFVYFERNFIIEFFNGDIELIKLASRGLLIYSSAVIFLGANFINISYLQSMEKSTFANILSFGRSFVFIIIGIFTLPDFIGIDGVWLSLPFADFMTFITGAAVTLKKKNRKIL